From one Microbacterium aurum genomic stretch:
- a CDS encoding alpha-1,2-fucosyltransferase, which translates to MTSARDISDGICAYLQGGFGNQLFILAAAWQQADRLSCPLYIDASRFLAGDPLERAKETPRDYELSGLEGRGILIEADSPWYRNSPRRPAVIRRTGRSSRHLKVWRQPTFGYHEEVNLVTPGTTLLGYFQSPRYFDRVAEQLATTLEEAVLSDEESRWLRPFEHEAAITAHVRRGDYLNPQTALHHGIASGAYFTRAIATLRALAAPTSHIRVFSDSPEMARRELSHLGDVSFVDEPSNLRGLATIRAMSRGTAFAMSNSSFSWWAAWLLTRRKPTAPVVAPRPWRADGQSGHDQLLPEWLTLDAR; encoded by the coding sequence ATGACCTCGGCACGTGACATCAGCGACGGTATCTGCGCGTATCTGCAGGGCGGCTTTGGGAATCAGCTCTTCATCCTGGCTGCGGCTTGGCAGCAGGCAGACCGTCTCAGTTGCCCTCTCTACATCGATGCTTCGCGGTTTCTCGCGGGTGACCCGCTCGAGCGGGCCAAGGAGACTCCGCGTGATTACGAACTATCAGGTCTAGAGGGACGCGGGATCCTGATCGAAGCGGACTCTCCGTGGTATCGCAACTCACCCCGCAGGCCAGCCGTCATTCGCCGGACAGGCCGTAGTTCGCGGCACCTCAAGGTGTGGCGACAACCAACATTCGGATATCACGAGGAGGTGAACCTCGTCACTCCAGGGACCACCCTGCTTGGCTACTTCCAGTCACCTCGATACTTCGACCGCGTCGCCGAGCAACTAGCAACGACGCTAGAGGAAGCCGTCCTGAGCGACGAGGAGTCCCGATGGCTCCGCCCATTTGAACACGAGGCCGCCATCACCGCGCACGTGAGAAGAGGTGACTACCTGAACCCGCAGACGGCGCTGCACCACGGAATCGCCAGCGGCGCCTATTTCACCCGGGCGATTGCAACGTTGCGGGCGCTGGCCGCACCCACTTCACATATTCGCGTGTTCTCCGATTCGCCCGAAATGGCTCGCCGCGAACTATCTCATCTCGGAGACGTGAGCTTCGTCGACGAGCCGAGCAACCTCAGAGGTCTCGCGACCATACGTGCGATGAGTCGAGGTACGGCGTTCGCGATGAGTAACTCATCCTTCAGTTGGTGGGCCGCCTGGCTGCTTACGCGAAGGAAGCCGACTGCTCCCGTCGTTGCACCTCGACCATGGCGAGCGGATGGACAGAGCGGCCACGATCAACTGCTCCCCGAATGGCTGACGCTAGACGCTCGCTGA
- a CDS encoding ISL3 family transposase yields MSHDSSGCADACSAACPCSRCDLLLGLDGVHVKDVDRRDGLLIVTVSSPAAPTGCPSCGVVATGRGRRRRVLHDVPGVTRVRIVWRQRVWRCDEVGCVRRTFVEQLPGLVARRGSITTRAVGWAIGQLRREHATVHGIARQLGTSWKTVWRAVEPELVKLAEDESRFENVTTLGVDEHIWHHTDPRKRGPKELTGMVDLSRDSTGKTRARLLDLVPGRSGKAYASWLAERGEAFRQNVKVAALDPFAGYKTAIDDKLEDATAVLDAFHVVKLGTAAVDEVRRRVQQDTLGHRGRTGDPLYGIQTILRAGAENLTEKQRTRLAAAIEADPAHDEVFVAWQCAQQLRSAYHQKDLAEGRRIAEKVVDTFHTCPIPEIARLGRTLRRWRAAFLAYFTTSRANNGGTEAVNGIIELHRRLARGFRNRDNYRLCES; encoded by the coding sequence GTGTCTCACGATAGTTCGGGGTGCGCTGACGCGTGCTCTGCCGCCTGCCCGTGTTCCCGCTGCGACTTGCTGCTCGGCCTCGATGGGGTCCATGTCAAGGACGTTGACCGCCGTGACGGGCTGCTGATCGTGACCGTCTCGAGCCCGGCGGCACCGACCGGCTGCCCGTCGTGCGGGGTCGTCGCGACCGGCCGCGGACGTCGCCGACGGGTGCTTCACGATGTGCCCGGCGTGACGCGGGTGCGGATCGTGTGGCGGCAGCGGGTCTGGCGGTGCGACGAGGTGGGATGCGTGCGACGGACGTTCGTGGAGCAGCTCCCGGGTCTGGTGGCCCGGCGCGGGTCGATCACCACGCGCGCCGTCGGCTGGGCGATCGGGCAGCTGCGCCGCGAGCACGCCACCGTGCACGGTATCGCCCGTCAGCTCGGAACGTCGTGGAAGACGGTGTGGCGGGCCGTCGAGCCCGAGCTGGTCAAACTGGCTGAGGACGAGTCCCGGTTCGAGAACGTCACCACCCTCGGCGTCGATGAGCACATCTGGCATCACACAGACCCCCGAAAGCGCGGCCCGAAGGAGCTGACCGGGATGGTCGATCTCAGCCGCGACAGCACCGGAAAGACGCGGGCGAGGCTGCTCGACCTCGTGCCCGGCCGCTCCGGGAAGGCCTACGCGTCCTGGCTCGCCGAACGCGGCGAAGCGTTCCGGCAGAACGTGAAGGTCGCAGCTCTTGACCCGTTCGCCGGCTACAAGACCGCGATCGACGACAAGCTCGAAGACGCCACGGCCGTGCTGGACGCGTTCCACGTCGTCAAGCTCGGCACCGCCGCCGTCGACGAGGTCCGCCGCCGCGTCCAGCAAGACACCCTCGGGCATCGCGGTCGGACCGGCGACCCGCTCTACGGGATCCAGACCATCCTCCGCGCCGGCGCCGAGAACCTCACCGAGAAGCAGCGGACCAGGCTCGCGGCAGCGATCGAGGCCGACCCCGCGCACGACGAGGTGTTCGTCGCATGGCAGTGCGCCCAGCAACTGCGTTCCGCCTACCACCAGAAGGACCTCGCCGAGGGGCGGCGGATCGCCGAGAAGGTCGTCGACACATTCCACACCTGCCCGATCCCCGAGATCGCCCGCCTCGGCCGCACCCTCCGCCGCTGGCGAGCCGCGTTCCTGGCCTACTTCACCACCAGCCGGGCGAACAACGGCGGCACCGAAGCAGTGAACGGCATCATCGAACTCCACCGCCGCCTCGCCCGCGGCTTCCGCAACCGCGACAACTACCGGCTCTGTGAGTCTTGA
- a CDS encoding glycosyltransferase family 2 protein: MPSPNADTWVVIPLYNEAAVVREVVLGVRGVFPNVVCVDDGSRDESVTEALAGGAVVIRHPINLGQGAALQTGLEFALEQAGARYFVTFDSDGQHRVEDALAMVERLRSEPLDIVVGSRFLAAGTNASAMKRLVLRLAVLFERVSTGVKLTDAHNGLRALNRTAATRIRITQNRMAHASEIVAQIGVEHLRYAEQPVQILYTEYSRAKGQSMWNSVNILSELFIK; encoded by the coding sequence ATGCCGTCGCCCAACGCCGACACCTGGGTTGTCATACCCCTGTACAACGAGGCTGCCGTCGTACGCGAGGTTGTTCTTGGCGTTCGTGGGGTTTTCCCGAATGTTGTGTGCGTGGATGACGGCAGTAGGGATGAGTCGGTCACCGAGGCGTTGGCTGGTGGTGCGGTCGTAATCAGGCACCCGATCAACCTCGGCCAGGGCGCAGCGCTGCAAACCGGTCTCGAGTTCGCGCTCGAGCAAGCTGGCGCCCGCTACTTCGTCACCTTCGATTCTGATGGTCAGCACCGCGTCGAGGACGCGCTCGCCATGGTGGAGCGTCTGCGCTCGGAGCCGCTGGACATCGTCGTGGGGTCGCGATTCCTCGCTGCAGGGACCAACGCGAGCGCCATGAAGCGGCTTGTGCTGCGCCTCGCGGTTCTGTTTGAACGAGTCTCAACAGGAGTGAAGCTAACTGATGCGCACAACGGGTTGCGTGCACTGAATCGCACCGCGGCAACGAGGATTCGCATTACCCAAAACCGGATGGCTCACGCGAGCGAGATTGTCGCTCAGATTGGTGTCGAGCATCTGCGCTATGCCGAGCAGCCCGTGCAGATTCTCTACACTGAGTACTCCCGTGCAAAGGGGCAGTCGATGTGGAACTCCGTGAACATCCTCAGCGAACTGTTCATTAAGTAA
- a CDS encoding DUF2304 domain-containing protein, producing the protein MDQLIIKVLLIAAFVVFAVVLLRPTGSARGQALRTIALLLLFVAAVLAVIFPTIINDVAVAVGVGRGTDLLLYGLIVVFVANALTAARRRREQDIQITRLARRVALDTVHYPDRGDERTLPDV; encoded by the coding sequence GTGGATCAACTCATCATCAAGGTGCTGCTGATCGCAGCCTTCGTCGTATTTGCAGTGGTGTTGCTGCGCCCCACGGGCTCGGCGCGTGGGCAGGCACTTCGTACGATCGCGCTACTTTTGTTGTTCGTTGCGGCGGTTCTCGCGGTCATCTTTCCGACGATCATCAACGATGTCGCCGTCGCAGTCGGCGTCGGACGCGGAACCGATCTACTCCTCTACGGTCTCATCGTGGTTTTCGTTGCGAATGCTCTCACCGCCGCCCGCCGTCGGCGTGAGCAGGACATCCAGATCACCCGACTCGCTCGACGCGTCGCGCTGGATACCGTGCATTACCCGGATCGCGGCGACGAGCGGACGCTGCCGGATGTCTGA